Proteins found in one Clostridium kluyveri DSM 555 genomic segment:
- a CDS encoding metallophosphoesterase family protein: MDYKLKEKVKAPLQKEISREAKREGIILDLSDLHYILDLDEKNEAYLLIIDLKKVYFDSPENSLSLNDIDYIVFSGDFVEGGNSEASFEKAFHFIDILSKQLNVPYKNIIIVPGNHDLSWNVTMNSYHLAIGTPRPKDKVVTNIGTDLFYLRRDSKEWYKKFTNYSKYLYERLYKVPFPENPKEQLKVILGDFIDNKKLAFFMLNTSAQIDHFHRKITYFDTEGLIKASRQLPQNNVIKIAVGHHPVNIISGYDNNIPFANVLQNENFKIYLHGHVHRSISLDYLNPQNINPNMIMIGAGALSVGKNGLWPGVPGRYNIIKISKTDIPNKILVSVNTRQREYIGNYWQPAYIYYEDNGKRLTNVWSNII; the protein is encoded by the coding sequence GTGGATTATAAATTGAAGGAGAAAGTAAAAGCTCCATTACAGAAGGAAATTAGTAGAGAGGCTAAAAGAGAAGGAATAATACTGGATCTAAGTGATTTACACTATATACTGGATCTTGATGAAAAAAATGAGGCATATCTTTTAATTATTGATTTAAAAAAGGTGTATTTTGATAGTCCTGAAAACAGTTTAAGCTTAAATGATATCGACTATATAGTATTTAGTGGAGATTTTGTTGAAGGTGGTAATTCAGAAGCATCCTTTGAAAAGGCATTTCATTTTATAGATATATTGAGCAAACAGCTTAATGTACCATATAAAAATATAATCATAGTACCTGGAAACCATGATTTGAGTTGGAATGTCACTATGAATAGCTATCATCTAGCCATTGGTACTCCCAGACCTAAAGATAAAGTAGTTACTAATATTGGAACTGACTTATTTTATTTAAGAAGAGATAGTAAAGAGTGGTATAAAAAATTTACAAACTATAGTAAATATCTATATGAAAGATTATATAAAGTACCTTTCCCAGAGAACCCTAAAGAGCAGCTTAAAGTTATACTAGGAGATTTTATAGATAATAAAAAATTAGCATTTTTTATGTTGAATACCTCAGCTCAGATTGACCATTTTCATCGTAAAATAACTTATTTTGATACGGAAGGTTTGATAAAGGCTTCAAGACAACTGCCTCAAAATAACGTAATAAAAATAGCAGTAGGGCATCATCCTGTAAATATTATAAGTGGATATGACAATAATATTCCTTTTGCAAATGTACTGCAAAATGAGAATTTCAAGATTTATTTACATGGTCATGTTCATAGAAGTATAAGCCTTGACTATTTAAATCCTCAAAATATAAATCCCAACATGATTATGATTGGAGCCGGAGCTTTAAGCGTTGGAAAAAATGGTTTATGGCCAGGTGTCCCGGGAAGATATAATATAATAAAAATATCCAAAACAGATATTCCAAATAAAATACTTGTATCTGTAAACACTCGTCAGCGTGAATATATAGGAAATTACTGGCAGCCAGCATATATATACTATGAAGACAATGGAAAAAGGCTAACTAATGTATGGAGCAATATCATATAA
- a CDS encoding CDP-alcohol phosphatidyltransferase family protein, giving the protein MKSIPNIISILRMVLSVILLFLKPFSPLFWIVYSICGFSDIVDGYIARKTNSTTKLGTILDSIGDIVFMSSALIALLPIIRIPMKILIWIIWIFFIRVISLLIVYLKYHTFAILHTYANKITGLLLFCFPYLYRFLDINIIGYVICVIASIAAVEELIIHIKSRELSRDIIGIFSKF; this is encoded by the coding sequence ATGAAAAGTATACCAAATATCATATCCATATTAAGAATGGTACTATCCGTAATCCTATTATTTCTAAAACCATTTAGTCCTTTATTTTGGATTGTGTATTCTATATGTGGATTTAGTGATATTGTTGATGGATATATTGCAAGAAAGACTAATTCAACAACTAAGCTGGGAACAATACTTGATAGTATTGGAGATATTGTATTTATGAGTTCTGCACTTATTGCTTTGTTACCAATAATACGCATTCCAATGAAAATATTAATATGGATAATATGGATTTTCTTTATTAGAGTTATTTCACTGCTTATAGTCTATCTCAAATATCATACCTTTGCTATTCTTCACACATACGCCAATAAAATAACAGGATTGCTCTTGTTTTGTTTTCCATATTTATATAGATTTTTGGATATAAATATTATAGGATATGTGATTTGTGTTATTGCAAGCATAGCTGCTGTGGAAGAACTAATAATACATATAAAATCAAGGGAATTATCAAGAGACATCATAGGAATATTTTCCAAATTTTAA
- a CDS encoding MarR family winged helix-turn-helix transcriptional regulator: MDKKYEKQIRELSSIWHSMIMVSDYKNAESRFSRIQGLSTTEIGVLRIIFEKEDVIIRDIVEVLNIPKSTLTSMINRLEKRNLIKRTISSRDKRSYRLVLTEDGILAQKEHVELEEKVYNKIMGCLDTWEEREELLKLMRKIVRNFTGENSIK; encoded by the coding sequence TTGGACAAAAAGTATGAAAAACAGATTAGAGAGTTAAGTAGCATATGGCATTCTATGATAATGGTATCTGACTATAAAAATGCAGAATCACGATTTTCAAGGATACAGGGGCTAAGTACCACGGAGATAGGAGTCTTAAGAATTATTTTTGAAAAAGAGGATGTTATTATAAGAGATATAGTTGAAGTTTTGAACATTCCTAAAAGTACTCTTACAAGCATGATAAATAGACTGGAAAAGCGAAATCTTATTAAAAGAACTATAAGCAGTAGAGATAAACGTTCTTATAGATTAGTGCTTACTGAAGATGGGATATTAGCACAAAAGGAACATGTTGAATTGGAAGAAAAAGTTTATAATAAAATAATGGGATGTCTGGATACATGGGAGGAGAGGGAAGAATTATTAAAACTTATGAGGAAAATTGTTCGTAATTTTACAGGGGAGAACAGCATAAAATGA
- a CDS encoding class I SAM-dependent methyltransferase, giving the protein MMNNKNTFKENSRMNFDKQAENYDDGFDGRFVRVMYDEIIKRIDKFQNGILLDVGCGTGNILSRLYENKKLHLCGLDISNKMIEVARRNLNDDILLKVGDAEFIPWPDNTFDIILCNASFHHYPNPQKVLLEMKRVVKADGKLIIGDPTAPPLIRQVLNFIFGICHNGDYKIYSLKEMKKLLRRCGFRPFEFKKINYKSFVISASA; this is encoded by the coding sequence ATGATGAATAATAAAAATACTTTTAAGGAAAACTCTAGAATGAATTTTGATAAACAGGCAGAAAACTATGATGATGGATTTGATGGAAGATTTGTACGAGTGATGTATGATGAAATTATTAAAAGGATAGATAAGTTTCAAAATGGAATTTTATTAGATGTAGGCTGTGGTACTGGAAATATATTATCACGATTATATGAAAATAAAAAATTACATTTATGTGGACTTGATATTTCAAATAAAATGATTGAAGTGGCTAGGAGGAATCTTAATGATGATATCCTATTAAAAGTTGGAGATGCAGAATTTATACCTTGGCCGGATAATACTTTTGATATAATTTTATGTAATGCTTCATTTCATCATTATCCTAATCCCCAAAAAGTACTTTTGGAAATGAAAAGGGTGGTAAAAGCAGATGGAAAATTGATTATAGGGGATCCTACTGCTCCACCTTTAATAAGGCAAGTATTGAATTTTATATTTGGTATATGTCATAATGGGGATTATAAAATATATTCTTTAAAAGAGATGAAAAAACTTCTAAGAAGATGCGGATTTAGACCTTTTGAATTTAAAAAGATAAATTATAAAAGTTTTGTTATCAGTGCATCTGCTTAG
- a CDS encoding peptidylprolyl isomerase, with protein sequence MKNPIVTIEMENGKFIKIELYPDIAPNTVNNFISLAEKGFYNGTIFHRVIPGFMIQGGDPEGTGMGGPGYSIKGEFSSNNFKNDLKHEKGVISMARTMAPDSAGSQFFIMANNAPHLDGQYAAFGKVIEGIEEVYKIVSQKRDYNDKPYEDQRMKSLTVENFDKKYDEPQKVND encoded by the coding sequence ATGAAAAATCCTATAGTTACAATTGAAATGGAAAATGGGAAATTTATAAAAATAGAGCTTTATCCAGATATTGCACCTAATACTGTAAATAATTTTATATCATTGGCAGAAAAAGGATTTTACAATGGTACAATTTTTCACCGGGTTATACCAGGATTTATGATTCAGGGAGGAGATCCTGAGGGCACAGGAATGGGAGGCCCTGGTTATTCAATTAAAGGTGAATTTTCATCTAACAACTTTAAAAATGATTTAAAGCATGAAAAAGGAGTGATCTCCATGGCTAGAACAATGGCTCCCGATTCAGCGGGTTCACAATTTTTTATAATGGCAAATAATGCACCCCACCTGGATGGACAGTATGCTGCCTTTGGAAAAGTTATAGAAGGTATTGAAGAAGTATACAAAATAGTGTCACAGAAAAGAGATTATAATGATAAGCCCTATGAAGATCAAAGAATGAAGAGTTTAACTGTAGAAAACTTTGATAAAAAATATGATGAACCTCAAAAAGTAAATGATTAA
- a CDS encoding M3 family oligoendopeptidase, whose protein sequence is MKFSEFKYERPDYDEVKKSINSLVDELKSANRCEKQLECINHINNIRNHLQTVGTLAQIRHSINTKDNYYDKEKSYWDKYSPLYDELDSTFYKELVQSKFRKELEEKLGRQFFTLAEFSLKSFSPKVIEDLQLENKLSSEYTKLLASAKIPFMGETRNLSGLTPFIQSKDRQIRKNASDAKYKFFTDHEDEIDKIYDDLVKVRTKIAQKLGFKSFVELGYIRMKRSDYTPEMVAKFRKQVEKYLVPAASKLYDRQIKRLGLETLTYYDEKFEFTTGNAKPKGSPQWIVSNASKMYSELSAETGEFFSFMLEGELLDLVTKENKAGGGYCTYIPEYKAPFIFSNFNGTSGDVDVLTHEAGHAFQTYLSRWIEIPECIFPTYESCEIHSMSMEFFTWPWMNLFFQEDANKYRFAHLESAVKFIPYGVTVDEFQHYVYENPEATPEDRKKAWRNIEKKYLPHKDYTGCDFLENGAWWFQQSHIFNVPFYYIDYTLAQICALQFWKKAMNNRKSAWEDYIRICKVGGTKSFLELVEIANLKSPFHDGCISSIIKAINNWFNSIDDKKL, encoded by the coding sequence ATGAAATTTAGTGAATTCAAATATGAAAGACCAGACTACGATGAAGTCAAAAAGTCCATTAACTCTCTTGTTGATGAATTAAAATCAGCTAATAGATGTGAAAAACAGCTTGAATGTATAAACCATATAAATAATATAAGAAATCACCTGCAGACCGTGGGAACCCTGGCTCAAATACGACACAGTATAAATACAAAAGATAACTATTATGATAAAGAGAAAAGCTATTGGGATAAATATTCCCCTCTATACGATGAACTGGACTCTACATTTTACAAAGAACTGGTTCAATCAAAATTCAGAAAAGAATTGGAAGAAAAACTAGGCAGGCAATTTTTCACTCTGGCTGAATTTTCTTTAAAGTCTTTTTCTCCCAAAGTAATAGAAGACCTTCAGCTTGAAAATAAATTGTCATCGGAATATACCAAACTGCTCGCTTCTGCAAAGATCCCTTTTATGGGTGAAACAAGAAATTTATCTGGTCTCACCCCCTTTATTCAAAGTAAAGATAGACAAATAAGAAAAAATGCTTCAGATGCCAAATATAAATTTTTTACAGATCATGAAGATGAAATTGACAAAATATATGATGATCTGGTAAAGGTGAGAACTAAAATAGCACAAAAATTGGGCTTTAAAAGCTTTGTGGAACTAGGTTATATAAGAATGAAAAGAAGTGACTACACTCCTGAAATGGTAGCTAAATTCAGAAAGCAGGTGGAAAAGTACCTTGTACCTGCAGCTTCAAAGCTTTATGATAGACAGATAAAAAGATTGGGACTTGAAACTCTTACCTACTATGATGAAAAATTTGAATTTACAACAGGAAATGCCAAACCAAAAGGCAGTCCGCAATGGATAGTTTCAAATGCCAGTAAAATGTACTCTGAATTATCTGCAGAAACTGGAGAATTCTTTAGCTTTATGCTGGAGGGAGAACTTTTAGATCTGGTAACTAAAGAAAACAAGGCTGGAGGCGGATACTGCACCTATATACCAGAATATAAGGCACCTTTTATATTTTCAAATTTCAACGGAACTTCAGGAGATGTGGATGTTTTAACCCATGAAGCTGGCCATGCCTTTCAGACTTATCTATCCAGATGGATTGAAATTCCAGAGTGCATATTTCCAACCTATGAAAGTTGTGAAATACATTCAATGAGTATGGAGTTTTTCACCTGGCCCTGGATGAATCTATTTTTTCAGGAAGATGCAAATAAATACAGATTTGCCCATCTTGAAAGTGCCGTGAAATTCATACCTTATGGAGTTACAGTAGATGAATTTCAACACTATGTATATGAAAATCCAGAGGCAACCCCTGAAGATAGAAAAAAAGCCTGGAGGAATATAGAGAAAAAATATCTGCCCCATAAAGATTATACCGGCTGTGACTTTTTAGAAAATGGAGCATGGTGGTTCCAGCAGTCCCATATATTCAACGTACCTTTTTACTATATAGATTACACTCTTGCCCAGATATGTGCCCTTCAATTCTGGAAAAAAGCAATGAACAATAGAAAATCTGCCTGGGAGGACTATATAAGGATATGCAAAGTTGGAGGTACAAAGTCCTTTTTGGAACTTGTTGAAATCGCCAATCTCAAGTCCCCTTTCCATGATGGATGCATAAGTTCAATTATTAAAGCTATAAATAACTGGTTCAATTCAATAGATGATAAAAAACTATAA
- the asnB gene encoding asparagine synthase B translates to MCTIMCYTGTDMKHGKFAEALQRTESRGPDMMEILTLPSGILGFQRLSIMDLSFSGMQPFTRKMDAAICNGEIYGFREIKKDLIKKGHKFISDSDCEILLPMYYEYGLDMFSKLDAEFATVIYDGKKDSYIAARDPIGIRPLFYGYSESGKIIFASEAKNLIGLTDKIMPFPPGHYYTDGKFTCYCDIAAKESDYCKDDLDVIFNKIHDKLVAAVKKRMDADAPVGFLLSGGLDSSLVCAIAQKMNPKKPIRTFSVGMTEDAIDLKYAKEVADYIHSDHTVVYMTKEEVLNSLDEVIKILGTYDITTIRASMGMYLICKKIHEISDIRVLLTGEISDELFGYKYTDFAPNAEEFQKESQKRIRELYMYDVLRADRCISSNSLEARVPFGDLDFVKYVMSIDPEKKLNKYNMGKYLLRRSFEGSYLPHDILYREKAAFSDAVGHSMVDYLKEYAETFYSDEEFEKICENYEYHARPFTKESLLYREIFEKYYSGQAEMIVDFWMPNKEWEGCDVNDPSARVLSNYGASGK, encoded by the coding sequence ATGTGTACGATCATGTGTTATACAGGAACAGATATGAAGCATGGAAAATTTGCAGAGGCTCTTCAAAGAACAGAGTCCAGAGGGCCGGACATGATGGAAATTCTTACTTTGCCCTCTGGTATTTTGGGCTTTCAAAGACTTTCTATTATGGATTTAAGTTTTAGCGGAATGCAGCCATTTACCAGAAAAATGGATGCAGCTATCTGTAACGGTGAAATTTATGGCTTCCGTGAGATTAAAAAAGATCTTATAAAAAAAGGACATAAATTTATTTCCGATAGTGATTGCGAAATATTACTTCCCATGTATTATGAATACGGGCTGGATATGTTTTCAAAATTGGATGCGGAATTTGCAACTGTTATCTATGATGGAAAAAAGGACAGCTACATTGCAGCTCGTGATCCAATTGGAATTCGTCCTTTATTTTATGGCTATTCTGAATCAGGTAAAATTATATTTGCAAGTGAAGCAAAAAATTTAATTGGTCTTACAGACAAAATTATGCCATTTCCACCAGGACATTATTATACTGACGGTAAATTTACATGCTATTGTGATATAGCAGCAAAAGAGAGTGACTATTGTAAAGATGACTTGGACGTTATATTCAATAAAATTCATGATAAATTAGTGGCCGCTGTGAAAAAACGTATGGATGCCGACGCTCCTGTAGGTTTCTTATTAAGCGGCGGCTTAGACAGCTCATTGGTATGTGCAATTGCCCAAAAAATGAATCCTAAAAAACCAATTAGAACATTTTCTGTAGGTATGACTGAAGATGCCATTGATTTAAAATATGCAAAAGAAGTTGCAGATTACATTCACAGTGATCATACCGTTGTCTATATGACAAAAGAAGAGGTACTCAATTCACTAGATGAAGTTATTAAAATTCTCGGAACCTATGATATTACCACAATAAGAGCAAGTATGGGAATGTATTTAATCTGCAAGAAAATACATGAAATTTCTGATATAAGAGTTCTTCTCACCGGTGAAATTTCCGACGAATTGTTTGGATATAAATATACCGATTTTGCCCCAAATGCGGAAGAATTTCAAAAGGAATCGCAAAAGAGAATTCGAGAACTTTATATGTACGATGTACTTCGTGCAGACCGCTGCATCAGCTCAAATTCCTTAGAAGCAAGAGTACCCTTTGGAGATTTGGATTTCGTAAAGTATGTTATGTCCATAGACCCTGAAAAGAAATTAAACAAATACAACATGGGTAAATATCTTTTAAGACGTTCATTTGAAGGAAGTTATCTGCCACATGATATCTTATACCGGGAAAAAGCAGCATTTAGTGACGCTGTAGGTCATTCCATGGTGGACTATTTAAAGGAATATGCAGAAACATTCTATAGTGACGAAGAATTTGAAAAAATATGTGAAAACTATGAATATCATGCTAGACCATTTACAAAGGAATCATTGTTATATAGGGAAATTTTTGAAAAATACTATTCAGGCCAAGCAGAAATGATAGTAGACTTTTGGATGCCAAATAAAGAATGGGAAGGCTGTGACGTAAATGATCCTAGTGCGAGAGTATTATCAAATTACGGTGCCAGCGGTAAGTAA
- a CDS encoding tetratricopeptide repeat protein, which produces MNTYYDILEIGQDANSAQIKKSYFKMVRKYPSERFAKKSMEIRKAYEILSNEKTRKEYDSFINIPGNAKERFDASNELFKEGKNQKAIKILEELHKEFPSILVIQSFLGEVCIENNNNGKAIKIFEELVKAEPDNASFAGYLAKTYLMRGWHKKAIKSFEKAIELDEDNISLWMGLSQAHMEGNNIKEAKEVLYELIERKENENFIISAYLAIFIIDLKEGNFESMKENLEKLSEEVIKQEDEKEHVAWILLMISKRMVEAEMFGLAEEILEKAEKITPGNEEIRKLKFKVDRFCKFQEELLSLEKDEEYHEDFVSFVSSKILPEESMGSELYIRGAEHQFLTHINKYRKYVISLSKKYSNLYEELKDFFEKAFNGSERNKMIKEHEKYFKSRGGRLEMALEGIGGEKLFNNVGNNGDCDLWQGIQDTYIREEPKVGRNDPCPCGSGKKYKKCCGK; this is translated from the coding sequence ATGAATACCTATTATGACATTTTAGAAATAGGCCAGGATGCCAATTCTGCACAAATAAAAAAATCTTATTTTAAAATGGTTAGAAAATACCCGTCAGAAAGATTTGCAAAAAAGTCTATGGAAATTCGAAAGGCTTATGAAATATTAAGTAATGAAAAAACTAGAAAAGAGTATGATAGTTTTATTAATATACCTGGCAATGCAAAGGAACGATTTGATGCTTCAAATGAACTCTTTAAAGAAGGTAAAAATCAAAAGGCTATTAAAATTTTAGAGGAATTACATAAGGAGTTTCCAAGCATATTGGTAATACAAAGTTTTCTTGGTGAGGTTTGTATTGAAAATAACAATAATGGTAAGGCCATAAAGATATTTGAAGAACTTGTGAAAGCAGAACCTGATAATGCAAGTTTTGCCGGATATCTAGCTAAGACATATTTAATGAGAGGATGGCATAAAAAGGCAATTAAAAGTTTTGAAAAAGCCATAGAATTAGATGAAGACAATATTTCCTTATGGATGGGTCTTAGCCAGGCACACATGGAAGGAAACAATATTAAAGAAGCTAAAGAAGTCCTTTATGAATTAATTGAAAGAAAAGAAAATGAAAACTTTATTATAAGTGCTTATCTTGCCATTTTCATTATAGATTTAAAAGAAGGTAATTTTGAAAGTATGAAAGAAAATCTTGAAAAGTTATCAGAAGAAGTAATTAAACAAGAAGATGAAAAAGAACATGTAGCATGGATATTACTTATGATTTCCAAACGGATGGTTGAAGCCGAAATGTTTGGACTTGCTGAAGAAATCTTAGAAAAGGCAGAAAAAATTACACCGGGTAATGAAGAAATAAGAAAACTTAAATTCAAGGTGGATAGATTCTGTAAATTTCAAGAAGAACTTTTGAGTCTGGAAAAAGATGAGGAGTACCATGAAGATTTTGTGAGTTTTGTATCCAGTAAAATATTGCCTGAGGAGTCAATGGGTTCAGAACTTTATATTCGTGGGGCGGAACATCAATTTTTAACGCATATAAATAAATATAGAAAATATGTTATATCACTTTCAAAAAAATATTCTAATTTATATGAGGAGTTAAAAGATTTTTTTGAAAAAGCATTTAATGGTAGTGAGAGAAATAAAATGATTAAAGAACATGAGAAATATTTTAAAAGCCGTGGAGGCAGGCTTGAAATGGCCCTTGAAGGCATAGGAGGGGAAAAGTTATTTAATAATGTAGGAAATAACGGGGATTGTGATCTTTGGCAGGGGATTCAAGATACTTACATAAGAGAAGAACCTAAAGTGGGAAGAAATGACCCTTGTCCCTGTGGTAGTGGCAAAAAGTACAAAAAATGCTGTGGCAAGTGA
- a CDS encoding undecaprenyl-diphosphate phosphatase, with protein sequence MDIVFILKAIIIGIVEGITEFIPVSSTGHMILVGWAIGFNGEFAKMFEVVIQLGAIMAVVVLYWGKIKDSIIEFFTFIGTKGEKGKTGFRFGINIITASIPMGIVGLIFYSEIKSKFTPEAVIAGFIAGGLLLLAVEKIHANRKFRVKSIDSITSIQAFKVGLLQILAVWPGMSRSASTIMGGWIAGLSTPIAAEFSFFIAIPAMIGTTGKDLFEFNYSIMSTTLWISLILGFVVSFIVALIVMKKFIDYLKRKPMKIFAIYRIIAGLLLGILVFTGVIKLTV encoded by the coding sequence ATGGATATAGTATTTATATTAAAAGCAATTATAATAGGAATAGTGGAAGGTATTACTGAGTTTATACCAGTATCTTCCACAGGGCATATGATATTAGTTGGATGGGCAATTGGTTTTAATGGGGAGTTTGCAAAGATGTTTGAAGTGGTAATCCAGCTTGGTGCCATAATGGCAGTGGTTGTTTTGTATTGGGGAAAGATAAAAGATAGTATAATAGAATTTTTTACATTTATAGGTACTAAAGGAGAAAAAGGAAAAACAGGATTTAGATTTGGAATAAATATTATTACGGCCTCTATTCCTATGGGAATTGTAGGACTGATATTTTACAGTGAAATAAAATCCAAATTTACACCAGAGGCAGTTATAGCAGGATTTATAGCTGGAGGATTATTATTATTGGCAGTTGAAAAGATACATGCTAATAGAAAATTCAGAGTGAAAAGTATAGATAGTATAACCTCTATACAAGCATTTAAAGTAGGCTTATTGCAAATACTTGCCGTATGGCCAGGTATGTCAAGAAGTGCATCTACAATAATGGGTGGATGGATTGCAGGATTATCAACACCCATAGCAGCAGAATTTTCATTTTTCATAGCAATTCCAGCTATGATAGGAACCACAGGAAAGGATCTGTTTGAATTTAATTACTCAATAATGAGCACCACTTTGTGGATCTCATTAATATTAGGATTTGTTGTGTCATTTATTGTAGCCCTTATAGTGATGAAAAAATTTATTGACTATTTAAAGAGGAAACCAATGAAAATATTTGCAATATACAGAATTATAGCAGGCTTATTACTTGGTATATTGGTGTTTACTGGTGTTATCAAATTAACAGTTTAG
- a CDS encoding Rpn family recombination-promoting nuclease/putative transposase, which translates to MTKKYDFDTAWKTILETFEVEIVELLFPELFCEIAWELGTEFLDKELNEIQKEIFDKESSEKIISDKIIKTKLKCGRSKILFIHVEVQSYSSGYEVFGERMFRYFYRIWDRFRYKYDDKSEIVAAVIYTYKRERGKDKRYVYKLPELSEDVLVYNFRTMDVEQIELESIRNENPLKLVFKMGKKLLNTGVTDEEICNAKIELAGELKSYDKVKNNEQVKVLVDFLEYLFLIEDSELENKYKQLKKYQGGVFNMSVDEIRKIHYTQKGREEGRKEEKIKIAKSLLDILDIKIISD; encoded by the coding sequence TTGACAAAAAAATATGATTTTGATACAGCATGGAAGACAATATTGGAAACCTTTGAAGTAGAAATAGTAGAACTGCTTTTTCCAGAACTTTTTTGTGAAATAGCATGGGAACTTGGAACAGAGTTTTTGGACAAAGAATTAAATGAAATACAAAAAGAGATATTTGATAAAGAGAGTAGTGAAAAAATAATTTCGGATAAAATCATAAAAACCAAATTAAAATGTGGGAGAAGTAAAATACTATTTATACATGTGGAGGTACAAAGTTACAGCAGTGGATATGAAGTTTTTGGGGAGAGGATGTTCAGATATTTTTACAGGATATGGGATAGATTTAGATATAAATATGATGACAAGTCGGAAATAGTGGCAGCAGTAATCTATACCTATAAAAGAGAAAGAGGAAAAGATAAAAGATATGTATATAAATTGCCGGAACTTTCAGAAGATGTACTTGTATATAATTTCAGGACTATGGATGTTGAACAAATAGAACTTGAAAGTATAAGGAATGAAAATCCGTTGAAATTGGTATTTAAAATGGGTAAAAAATTATTAAATACAGGAGTAACAGATGAAGAAATATGTAATGCAAAAATAGAGCTTGCAGGGGAACTTAAAAGTTATGATAAAGTAAAAAACAATGAACAGGTGAAGGTATTAGTAGATTTTTTGGAATATTTGTTTTTGATTGAAGATTCAGAGCTGGAAAACAAATATAAGCAATTAAAAAAATACCAGGGAGGTGTATTCAATATGTCTGTTGATGAAATAAGAAAAATACATTATACACAAAAGGGGAGAGAAGAAGGTAGAAAAGAAGAGAAGATAAAAATAGCAAAAAGTTTACTTGATATATTAGACATAAAAATAATTTCTGATTAG
- a CDS encoding DNA adenine methylase: MKYDKLVEPVVKWAGGKRQLLPELKKYIPKNISTYYEPFLGGAAVLFDIQPKKAVVSDINEELINLYMAIRDNVDELIEDLKKHKNTPDYFYKIRGLDRETSIYSKLTKVERASRIHYLNKTCYNGLFRVNMAGQFNSPFGNYKNPNITNEITIRAVSKYLNEANIKLKYCDYEETLKSIRKGAFVYFDPPYDPVSNSSNFTGYAKGGFNRDEQWRLRNVCDKLNSKGIKFLLSNSSTDFILDLYKDYNTKIIQAKRFINSNGNKRGEIDEVLVRNYG; the protein is encoded by the coding sequence TTGAAATACGATAAGTTAGTTGAACCTGTTGTTAAATGGGCTGGCGGTAAAAGGCAACTATTGCCTGAGTTAAAAAAATATATTCCTAAAAATATATCAACTTATTATGAACCCTTTCTTGGCGGAGCAGCAGTCTTATTTGATATTCAACCTAAGAAAGCAGTTGTAAGTGATATAAATGAAGAGCTGATTAATTTATATATGGCTATAAGAGATAATGTTGATGAGTTAATTGAGGATTTAAAAAAACATAAAAACACGCCAGACTATTTTTATAAAATTAGAGGATTAGATAGAGAGACAAGTATTTATTCGAAACTCACAAAAGTAGAAAGAGCTTCAAGAATTCATTATTTAAATAAGACCTGTTATAATGGATTGTTTAGGGTTAATATGGCAGGACAATTCAATTCTCCATTTGGAAATTATAAAAATCCTAATATAACTAATGAAATAACTATAAGAGCTGTTAGTAAGTACCTAAATGAAGCCAATATTAAATTAAAGTATTGTGATTATGAAGAAACTCTCAAATCTATTAGAAAAGGAGCTTTTGTATATTTCGACCCTCCATATGATCCTGTATCAAATAGTTCGAATTTCACTGGCTATGCTAAAGGGGGATTTAATAGGGATGAACAATGGAGACTAAGAAATGTATGTGATAAATTAAATTCCAAGGGAATTAAGTTTCTACTGTCTAATTCTTCAACAGATTTTATTTTAGATTTATATAAAGATTATAATACTAAAATAATACAGGCAAAACGCTTTATTAATTCTAATGGAAATAAGAGGGGAGAAATTGACGAGGTTCTGGTGAGAAATTATGGATAA